A stretch of the Hyphomicrobiales bacterium genome encodes the following:
- the tuf gene encoding elongation factor Tu (EF-Tu; promotes GTP-dependent binding of aminoacyl-tRNA to the A-site of ribosomes during protein biosynthesis; when the tRNA anticodon matches the mRNA codon, GTP hydrolysis results; the inactive EF-Tu-GDP leaves the ribosome and release of GDP is promoted by elongation factor Ts; many prokaryotes have two copies of the gene encoding EF-Tu): EMVMPGDNVTMEVELIVPIAMEEKLRFAIREGGRTVGAGVVASIIE, translated from the coding sequence GAGATGGTGATGCCGGGCGACAATGTGACCATGGAGGTCGAGCTGATCGTGCCGATCGCCATGGAGGAGAAGCTGCGCTTCGCCATCCGCGAGGGCGGCCGCACGGTCGGCGCCGGCGTCGTCGCA